In Solobacterium moorei, a single genomic region encodes these proteins:
- a CDS encoding Trm112 family protein: MANNALTNFQCPNCNGPLTFDPGSQKLKCGNCGSAFAPAEIEEHYDKQVALSIEEGQKEYSAEDTLQWSEEDAQNLRAYNCPSCGAQLIADKNTAATSCPYCGNPTIVPAQFSGVLKPDYVIPFKMNKDEAIKKLSDFYNGKPLLPNAFKERNHIEEIKGVYVPFWLYDGTADVDMAFRGTISHSHREGDYTVTVTENYSILRQGTVQFNRVPADGSSKMPDEFMDAIEPYNYNEMIPFEMGYMTGYLADRYDVTAEQDRNRVNTRMRTSSADKIRETVRGYHTLLPRRSNIYIREDKVHYAFLPVWMLTTKWQGKTYMFAMNGQTGKMIGDDLPIDTGKSVLYFFGILLIGMILTGILLFVVF, from the coding sequence ATGGCAAATAACGCTTTAACAAATTTCCAATGTCCAAATTGTAATGGTCCTCTTACCTTTGATCCAGGAAGTCAGAAGTTAAAATGTGGTAACTGCGGTAGTGCTTTTGCACCTGCAGAAATCGAGGAACACTACGACAAACAAGTAGCTCTATCCATTGAAGAAGGACAAAAAGAATATAGTGCAGAAGATACGCTACAGTGGAGTGAAGAAGATGCGCAAAACTTGCGTGCATATAACTGCCCTTCTTGTGGAGCACAGTTAATCGCAGATAAGAACACTGCTGCGACAAGCTGCCCATACTGTGGTAATCCCACGATTGTGCCAGCACAGTTTAGTGGGGTACTAAAACCAGACTATGTGATTCCTTTCAAGATGAATAAGGATGAAGCTATCAAAAAATTGTCTGACTTCTACAATGGAAAACCACTCTTACCAAACGCTTTTAAGGAACGTAACCATATTGAAGAAATCAAAGGTGTATATGTTCCCTTCTGGCTCTATGATGGCACAGCAGATGTAGACATGGCCTTCCGTGGCACAATTTCACATTCTCATCGTGAGGGTGACTACACTGTTACTGTTACTGAAAACTACTCTATCCTACGTCAAGGAACCGTACAATTTAATCGTGTTCCTGCTGATGGATCAAGTAAGATGCCAGATGAGTTCATGGACGCAATTGAACCATATAACTATAACGAAATGATTCCGTTTGAAATGGGATATATGACTGGATACCTTGCAGATCGATACGATGTAACTGCAGAACAAGACCGTAATCGTGTCAATACACGTATGCGTACATCTTCAGCAGATAAAATTCGTGAAACTGTTAGAGGTTATCACACCCTACTCCCACGTCGTTCAAATATCTATATTCGAGAAGATAAAGTACACTATGCATTCTTACCAGTATGGATGCTTACCACAAAATGGCAAGGTAAGACATACATGTTCGCAATGAATGGTCAAACAGGAAAGATGATTGGTGATGACTTACCAATCGACACTGGAAAATCGGTTCTTTACTTCTTTGGCATCCTACTCATCGGTATGATATTGACTGGCATACTGCTATTTGTGGTATTTTAG
- a CDS encoding O-methyltransferase, which yields MYRIEIIYYTVYMDEARLQEIHDKARKEHIPIMLDDGMEFLLEYIRSHEGIRDILEIGTAVGYSAIQMASLRWDMTIDTVEINPDMYEQAVNNIMHAGLRDRVHAYLQDAYQFETKKIYDLIFIDAAKSQYRKYMEHFFKNARKGTVFFFDNLQFHGIVDCPELSQNRSTVQLTRKILKFREYLKTDSRFETAFHLDVGDGIAIAVVK from the coding sequence ATGTACCGTATTGAAATAATATATTATACTGTCTATATGGATGAAGCTAGATTACAGGAAATACACGATAAAGCTCGCAAGGAGCATATCCCAATCATGTTAGATGATGGGATGGAATTCTTGTTGGAATATATACGTAGTCATGAAGGGATACGCGATATCTTAGAGATTGGTACAGCGGTAGGCTACTCGGCAATTCAGATGGCGAGTTTGCGTTGGGATATGACAATCGATACAGTGGAAATTAATCCTGATATGTATGAACAGGCCGTAAATAATATCATGCATGCAGGTTTGCGGGATAGAGTGCATGCATACTTACAGGATGCATATCAATTTGAAACAAAGAAGATCTATGACCTAATCTTTATTGATGCTGCGAAGTCTCAGTATCGCAAGTATATGGAACACTTTTTCAAAAATGCAAGAAAGGGTACGGTTTTCTTCTTTGATAACTTGCAGTTTCATGGCATTGTAGACTGTCCTGAACTTTCGCAAAATCGTTCTACAGTACAATTGACTCGCAAGATTTTAAAGTTCCGTGAATATCTCAAAACAGATTCTCGTTTTGAGACAGCATTCCACCTTGATGTGGGAGATGGCATCGCTATTGCTGTGGTAAAATAA
- a CDS encoding TPM domain-containing protein, which yields MKKKLLALVAAFTFLLCMLPSLFLPTRADANDYVVDEYGILTNSEIQALNNIAKEYSDKYKIGFYIRIMNSHGSQTIEQYSESIFNSEGLGIGDEREGIMLTLTMEDRKFDITVHGTKANKIFDASARENIASAVVYDHLKYNEYGEGAKVFLDECSSTIVTPYIVKGSITAIVPLIISIVTILFFRSKHKTKGISHEAYAYIPQGGLKLQRAQDMYLYRSETRTYNPPAKSSGGGGGFHSSSGGGFGHTSGSF from the coding sequence ATGAAGAAAAAATTACTAGCACTCGTTGCGGCATTTACTTTCTTGCTATGTATGTTACCAAGCTTATTTCTACCAACAAGAGCTGATGCAAATGATTACGTTGTTGATGAATATGGCATATTAACAAATTCAGAAATACAAGCACTCAATAACATCGCAAAAGAATACAGCGATAAATATAAGATTGGTTTTTACATCCGTATTATGAATTCTCACGGTTCACAGACAATCGAGCAATACTCTGAAAGTATCTTCAACTCAGAAGGTCTTGGAATTGGTGACGAAAGAGAAGGCATTATGCTAACTCTTACGATGGAAGATCGTAAGTTTGATATTACAGTACACGGCACAAAGGCAAATAAGATTTTTGATGCAAGTGCAAGAGAAAATATTGCAAGCGCTGTCGTATATGACCACTTAAAATATAACGAGTATGGAGAAGGTGCAAAAGTATTCCTTGATGAATGCTCAAGCACAATCGTTACACCTTATATTGTTAAGGGTAGTATAACTGCAATTGTTCCATTGATTATTTCTATCGTCACAATCCTATTCTTTAGAAGTAAGCATAAGACAAAAGGCATTTCCCATGAAGCGTATGCCTACATACCACAAGGCGGGCTAAAGCTTCAAAGAGCACAAGATATGTACTTATATCGCTCTGAGACACGCACCTATAATCCTCCTGCTAAGAGTAGCGGTGGAGGAGGCGGTTTCCACTCCAGTAGCGGTGGTGGATTTGGTCATACAAGCGGAAGCTTCTAA
- a CDS encoding DEAD/DEAH box helicase has translation MLTLEFVRAFIGEKMFTKGMQEYTEANVFNMEIIENDEHYKLITANVQGEEYYSVHVVNIELSPQNEWITKMTCDCEYFDYRHTPCKHIAAVLIAYVKRNDAQPEPSLRKKHTDKSFKEFLSSYQAHTSNFTKRPLNIILEPEISPKFRTDMLEVGFKIGLLNEHLYSIQNITEFVENLDGEKNKKYGKSLEFTHTLQAFHPRYHPLVQYLVDYVHDETSYSLYQSIPGYRMMHAADLPRRTITVKSYATDIFWDTIKDLSFNIKEHYGILRPYTLVAGQPFMSASIEKVDDGYQFNTTVLPYITGKKHSYFFDESRQMIYRDVRASQSFRKLIDYFHSAKSANIFIAEDDIATFARNVFPILQKNLTVQTKGFNPTQYLPEIPTFEIYLDMPQDNLITGELFAIYSHGKYNVFLPSENAVNRDLFFEKNMEYFFSPWFSAYDPTNSCMALTDDDDKVYRFVKFGILEMQAKADVFISESLKKLKLHSQTRISIGVSVNHDLLQLNLISDQINLKQLNEILSKYDPKKKYYRLKSGEFVDIDENIQALASFKDAMNLSNSQFTSGSIDVPAYRASYLNQLAETSILDIQAKENFRQLIRNMKDIEDIEYTIPQEIEPILRPYQKKGFRWLYALKENHLGGLLADEMGLGKSIQIISLLAAWKDRKRTLIVCPSSLVYNWANEINKFMPNMHYTMISGFANIRKELIHTSLENDILITSYDALKRDIDVYRTMEFSCQVIDEAQYIKNASTLAAQSVKEINSHFRIALTGTPIENRLSELWSIFDFILPGFFGSYQKFRTNYELPIVRDQDEFLEAELQKMVTPFILRRRKKDVLHDLPDKIEDVYYGQLEDEQKDLYKARVQRLKLMLQKQSDEEFKENKIAVLAELTRLRQLCCDPHLIYDHYKGNSAKKELCLDIVENAIEEGHKILLFSQFTSMLDTLTQEFDKKGIRYHKLVGSTPQFERARMVESFQTDDVPIFCISLKAGGTGLNLTAADIVIHYDPWWNTAVENQASDRAHRIGQTNVVNVFRLIIKDTIEERIIQLQKEKSNLADRILSGEGVSSATLSRQDLLELL, from the coding sequence ATGTTAACACTTGAGTTTGTACGTGCTTTTATTGGTGAGAAAATGTTTACCAAAGGTATGCAGGAGTATACTGAAGCAAATGTCTTTAACATGGAAATTATCGAGAATGATGAACATTACAAACTGATTACAGCCAATGTTCAAGGTGAAGAGTATTACAGCGTTCATGTTGTTAACATAGAACTCAGCCCACAGAACGAATGGATTACAAAAATGACCTGTGATTGCGAGTATTTCGATTATCGTCATACCCCTTGTAAACATATCGCAGCTGTACTCATCGCCTATGTAAAACGCAATGATGCACAACCCGAACCTTCCTTACGTAAAAAACATACTGATAAATCATTTAAAGAGTTCTTATCTAGTTATCAAGCACACACAAGTAACTTTACCAAAAGACCTTTGAACATCATTTTAGAACCAGAAATATCCCCGAAGTTCCGTACTGACATGCTTGAAGTAGGATTTAAGATTGGTTTATTAAATGAACATCTCTATTCAATTCAAAACATCACGGAATTTGTCGAGAATTTGGATGGTGAAAAGAATAAGAAATATGGAAAATCTTTGGAGTTTACGCACACACTCCAAGCCTTCCATCCACGCTATCACCCTCTAGTACAGTATTTAGTTGATTATGTACATGATGAAACTTCCTATTCCCTTTACCAAAGTATCCCTGGATATCGTATGATGCATGCGGCTGATTTACCACGTCGTACAATTACCGTAAAATCCTATGCAACCGATATCTTCTGGGACACCATCAAGGATCTTTCATTCAACATCAAAGAACATTACGGTATCTTGCGACCATATACTTTAGTAGCTGGGCAGCCATTCATGAGCGCATCCATCGAGAAAGTAGATGATGGATATCAATTTAATACAACCGTATTGCCATATATTACTGGCAAGAAACACAGCTATTTCTTTGATGAAAGTCGACAAATGATTTACCGTGACGTAAGAGCTTCACAATCCTTCCGTAAATTAATCGACTATTTTCATAGTGCTAAATCGGCGAATATCTTTATTGCGGAAGACGATATCGCAACCTTTGCAAGAAATGTGTTCCCAATCTTGCAAAAGAATTTGACCGTTCAAACAAAAGGATTTAATCCGACACAGTATCTTCCTGAGATTCCTACTTTTGAAATATATCTAGATATGCCACAGGATAATCTAATTACAGGTGAACTCTTTGCTATTTATTCTCACGGTAAATACAATGTATTCTTACCTAGTGAAAATGCAGTGAATCGAGATTTATTTTTCGAAAAGAATATGGAGTATTTCTTCTCCCCTTGGTTTAGTGCCTATGACCCAACAAACTCTTGTATGGCGCTAACCGACGACGATGACAAGGTATATCGTTTTGTCAAATTTGGCATCCTAGAAATGCAGGCTAAAGCCGATGTATTCATCTCAGAATCTCTCAAGAAGCTAAAGCTTCACAGCCAAACACGTATCTCCATTGGGGTATCCGTTAATCACGATCTACTACAGTTAAATCTAATCAGTGATCAAATTAATCTCAAGCAACTCAATGAGATTCTCAGTAAATATGATCCAAAGAAGAAATACTATCGTCTTAAGAGTGGTGAGTTTGTGGATATCGATGAAAACATTCAAGCCCTTGCAAGCTTCAAAGACGCAATGAATCTTAGTAATTCGCAATTTACAAGTGGTTCCATTGATGTCCCAGCTTATCGTGCATCCTATCTTAATCAATTAGCAGAGACTTCTATCTTAGATATTCAAGCAAAGGAAAACTTTAGACAACTAATTCGCAATATGAAGGATATCGAAGATATTGAATACACTATTCCCCAGGAAATCGAACCAATCTTGCGGCCTTATCAGAAGAAAGGTTTCCGGTGGCTTTATGCACTAAAAGAGAATCATCTAGGTGGATTACTAGCAGATGAAATGGGCTTAGGTAAATCTATTCAAATCATCTCATTGCTTGCGGCTTGGAAAGATCGCAAACGTACGCTGATTGTATGTCCATCCTCCCTTGTATACAACTGGGCTAATGAAATCAATAAATTCATGCCAAATATGCATTACACAATGATTTCAGGATTCGCAAATATTCGCAAAGAACTCATTCATACTTCATTAGAAAATGATATTCTAATTACTTCTTATGATGCTCTCAAGCGTGATATTGATGTCTATCGTACGATGGAATTCTCTTGTCAGGTTATTGATGAGGCACAGTATATAAAGAATGCATCCACACTAGCCGCACAATCAGTAAAGGAAATTAACAGTCACTTCCGTATCGCCTTAACAGGTACACCTATCGAAAACCGTTTGAGTGAGCTATGGTCTATCTTTGATTTTATCCTACCAGGATTCTTTGGCTCGTATCAAAAATTCCGTACAAACTACGAACTTCCTATCGTACGTGACCAAGATGAGTTCTTAGAAGCAGAACTGCAAAAGATGGTAACGCCATTTATCCTACGTAGACGCAAGAAGGATGTATTGCACGACTTACCAGATAAGATTGAAGATGTATATTATGGTCAACTCGAAGATGAACAAAAGGATCTCTACAAAGCGCGCGTTCAGCGTCTCAAGTTAATGTTGCAGAAACAAAGTGATGAAGAATTCAAGGAGAACAAGATTGCAGTATTAGCGGAGTTAACGCGCTTACGCCAACTCTGTTGTGACCCTCACTTAATTTATGACCACTATAAAGGCAACTCTGCCAAGAAAGAACTCTGTTTAGATATCGTAGAAAATGCAATTGAAGAAGGACATAAGATATTACTCTTCTCCCAATTTACTTCTATGCTAGATACTCTAACCCAGGAGTTTGATAAGAAGGGAATTCGTTATCATAAGCTTGTTGGATCCACTCCACAGTTCGAACGTGCACGAATGGTAGAATCCTTCCAAACGGATGATGTACCTATTTTCTGTATCTCATTAAAAGCAGGTGGCACCGGCCTAAACCTTACCGCAGCAGATATCGTTATCCACTATGATCCTTGGTGGAATACAGCAGTTGAAAACCAAGCAAGTGACCGTGCACATCGTATCGGTCAAACAAATGTAGTAAATGTCTTCCGTTTAATTATCAAGGATACCATCGAAGAGCGAATCATTCAGCTACAAAAAGAGAAATCTAATCTAGCTGACCGTATTCTATCTGGTGAAGGTGTTTCCAGTGCTACATTATCCAGACAGGATTTATTAGAATTACTCTAA
- a CDS encoding SPFH domain-containing protein has product MGLISTALLSASSTLSDSWKEYFYCDAIPSDVFVVKGIKRNSGGFFSGNKGSDNIITDGSVIAVADGQAMIIVEQGQIVDICAEPGEFKYDSSTQPSVFTGSLGEGVKRMFEEFGRRFTFGGQPAADQRIYYVNTKELVGVKYGTPSPIPFRVVDARAGIDIDVSMKCFGEYSLHVCDPVLFYTNVCGNVSDSYKLSDLNDQLRTELLTALQPAFGKLSEQGIRYSQIPAHTTELAAALNEELSSKWREKRGIEIVSFGVSSIKADEADEEMLKQMQRNAAYTDTNLAAATLVGAQAQAMQDAAKNANGAAMGFVGMNAAQSAGGINANALYQAGQAQKATNSGDKWFCPECGNENHSNFCSHCGTKKPE; this is encoded by the coding sequence ATGGGTCTCATTTCTACTGCTTTATTATCCGCTAGTTCAACACTTAGCGATTCTTGGAAAGAGTATTTCTATTGTGATGCTATTCCATCTGATGTATTTGTTGTTAAAGGTATCAAGAGAAACTCCGGAGGATTCTTCAGTGGCAATAAGGGAAGCGACAACATCATTACAGATGGCTCGGTAATTGCAGTTGCTGATGGCCAAGCGATGATCATCGTCGAACAGGGACAAATCGTTGATATTTGTGCTGAACCTGGCGAATTCAAATATGACTCTTCTACACAGCCATCTGTATTCACAGGTAGCCTTGGTGAAGGCGTTAAGAGAATGTTTGAAGAATTTGGCCGCCGCTTCACATTTGGTGGACAACCTGCTGCAGACCAACGTATCTATTATGTAAACACAAAGGAATTAGTTGGTGTGAAGTATGGTACTCCATCCCCAATCCCATTCAGAGTTGTTGATGCACGTGCAGGTATCGATATTGATGTATCAATGAAGTGCTTTGGTGAATACAGCTTGCATGTATGTGATCCAGTATTATTCTATACAAACGTTTGTGGAAACGTATCAGACAGCTATAAGTTAAGCGACCTCAACGACCAGTTACGTACTGAATTACTCACTGCTTTACAACCAGCATTCGGTAAGTTAAGCGAACAAGGTATCCGTTATTCTCAGATTCCAGCTCATACAACTGAGTTAGCTGCTGCGCTTAACGAAGAACTCAGCAGTAAGTGGAGAGAAAAGCGCGGTATCGAAATCGTATCCTTCGGTGTATCTTCTATCAAGGCTGATGAGGCTGATGAAGAAATGCTCAAGCAAATGCAACGTAACGCTGCATACACAGATACAAACTTAGCTGCTGCAACTCTTGTTGGCGCACAAGCACAAGCAATGCAAGATGCTGCCAAGAATGCGAATGGTGCTGCTATGGGCTTTGTAGGCATGAATGCTGCACAAAGTGCTGGCGGTATCAATGCTAATGCACTATACCAAGCAGGTCAGGCACAAAAAGCCACAAACAGCGGTGATAAGTGGTTCTGTCCAGAATGTGGTAACGAGAATCATTCAAACTTCTGCTCTCACTGCGGAACAAAGAAACCTGAATAA
- a CDS encoding ACT domain-containing protein — translation MRAVITVVGKDKPGILAYIATKCAEREINIVDVTQKVLQDLFTMIMIVEVPSNLENFRKVADDLESAGDEQHLKVHVMHEDIFNSMHTI, via the coding sequence ATGAGAGCGGTTATTACAGTTGTTGGCAAAGATAAGCCAGGCATTCTAGCATATATCGCAACAAAATGTGCTGAAAGAGAAATCAATATCGTTGATGTAACACAGAAAGTACTACAGGATTTATTTACAATGATTATGATTGTGGAAGTTCCAAGTAATCTAGAGAATTTCCGTAAAGTCGCTGATGATTTAGAAAGCGCTGGAGATGAACAACATCTCAAAGTACATGTCATGCATGAAGATATCTTCAATAGCATGCATACAATATAG
- a CDS encoding PFL family protein, whose amino-acid sequence MRIESDNILETIHMIEEDCLDIRTVTMGISLLDCADEDIDCSCEKIYKKITTKAKDLVKVAKDISREYGIPIINQRVSVTPIALLQSVSGGDCVKYAKTLDKAGKEIGINFIGGYSALVQKGMTQGDRELIMSIPQALKETDIVCSSVNIGSTKAGINMDAVKLMGQIVRKCAEVTKDNNCFGAAKLVVFCNAVEDNPFMAGAFHGVSEPDCVINVGVSGPGVVRAALQKLGEHASMDEVAACIKQTAFKITRMGQLVGREASQRLNVPFGIVDLSLAPTPAVGDSVAQILEEIGLEVCGGPGTTAALAMLNDAVKKGGVMASSSVGGLSGAFIPVSEDAGMIAAAERGILTIEKLEAMTAVCSVGLDMIIVPGDTTAETLSAIIADEAAIGMINNKTTACRLIPAIGMDAGDKLVFGGLLGEGPIMPVKMTKADKLINRGGRIPAPIHSLKN is encoded by the coding sequence ATGCGTATTGAAAGTGATAATATACTAGAAACGATTCATATGATTGAGGAGGATTGTCTAGATATTCGCACAGTTACAATGGGAATTTCCCTGCTCGATTGTGCAGATGAAGACATTGATTGCTCATGCGAAAAGATTTATAAAAAAATTACAACAAAAGCAAAAGACCTTGTAAAAGTTGCAAAGGATATCTCACGTGAATATGGGATTCCAATTATCAACCAGCGTGTATCAGTAACCCCAATTGCACTATTACAGAGTGTATCTGGTGGTGATTGTGTAAAATATGCGAAGACACTAGATAAAGCGGGTAAAGAAATTGGCATTAACTTTATTGGCGGATATTCTGCTTTAGTTCAAAAGGGAATGACACAGGGTGATCGTGAGCTGATTATGTCAATTCCACAAGCTTTGAAGGAAACAGATATTGTTTGTTCGAGTGTTAATATTGGCTCTACTAAAGCTGGAATTAACATGGATGCAGTTAAACTGATGGGGCAGATTGTTCGTAAATGTGCGGAGGTCACAAAAGATAATAACTGCTTTGGCGCAGCAAAGCTTGTTGTATTCTGCAATGCGGTAGAAGATAACCCATTTATGGCAGGTGCCTTCCATGGCGTATCTGAACCAGACTGTGTTATCAATGTTGGTGTATCAGGTCCTGGTGTAGTGCGTGCTGCTTTACAAAAATTAGGAGAGCATGCGAGCATGGATGAAGTTGCGGCATGCATAAAACAAACTGCATTTAAGATTACGCGTATGGGACAGCTTGTTGGTCGTGAAGCGTCACAGCGATTAAATGTTCCATTTGGGATTGTTGATTTATCATTAGCTCCAACACCTGCGGTAGGCGATTCCGTTGCGCAAATCCTAGAAGAGATTGGTCTAGAAGTTTGTGGTGGTCCTGGAACAACTGCAGCGCTTGCAATGTTAAATGATGCGGTGAAGAAGGGTGGCGTCATGGCATCCTCAAGTGTAGGTGGTTTATCTGGTGCGTTTATTCCGGTATCAGAAGATGCTGGGATGATTGCAGCAGCAGAGCGAGGAATCCTAACAATTGAAAAATTAGAAGCAATGACAGCGGTATGTTCCGTTGGATTAGATATGATTATTGTGCCTGGTGATACGACAGCAGAGACACTATCTGCTATAATTGCAGATGAAGCTGCCATCGGTATGATTAACAATAAGACAACTGCATGCAGATTGATACCAGCAATTGGCATGGATGCAGGGGATAAACTAGTATTTGGCGGTCTTTTAGGTGAAGGACCAATCATGCCAGTGAAGATGACAAAAGCAGATAAACTAATCAATCGTGGTGGAAGAATTCCGGCCCCGATACATAGTTTGAAGAATTAA
- a CDS encoding sigma factor-like helix-turn-helix DNA-binding protein, which produces MLENQTIQELLTKAKQRDIEAAKEILRRISDKMYFITRLYVADHEQARKVEQAGLKKVFSNLKEVTNSEWFECWAAEIVRKEAIAHVLPLKESTTNSNMYTEADEIPNYMAVLPETVEGKKYQVLEMMDKLSTGARAALALHLYDGLSIEESAKLLMTTPQSVMSWLTEAKDTLMSGGFNLGTLIVLMDKLNPVSSRALVLKMQDDLALQSAENDILSGVFAQPEETVKPVETPSLPQEKSKEVQFPDLPSTSGSDEIEDTLSLPTEKEEPTPISHEQEVRSSATQVLKKDLFDENDGEVEDIEEEESKGGSFFVKFLIVILTLMLLAGLAWIVYDSMGGKFDFKSLFGSKNETTSVVANSDATPEPTATPATPEPTPETLGEVEVVIDSLNIRGGAGTNFDVVGSAKRGEKFTVLSVEQTSDYTWYQIGKNKWLADKNNQFLTYRK; this is translated from the coding sequence ATGTTAGAAAATCAGACAATACAGGAATTACTAACAAAAGCAAAACAACGTGATATTGAGGCCGCAAAGGAGATACTCAGACGTATTTCAGATAAGATGTACTTTATTACGAGATTATATGTGGCAGATCACGAGCAAGCTAGAAAAGTAGAACAGGCTGGGCTAAAGAAGGTATTCTCAAATCTAAAGGAAGTAACGAATTCGGAATGGTTTGAGTGCTGGGCAGCAGAAATTGTTCGTAAGGAAGCTATCGCCCACGTATTACCATTAAAAGAATCTACAACCAACAGCAACATGTACACGGAAGCAGATGAAATCCCTAACTACATGGCAGTTTTACCTGAAACAGTTGAAGGAAAGAAGTACCAAGTATTAGAGATGATGGATAAGCTTAGCACGGGAGCTAGAGCTGCTTTAGCACTTCACTTATATGATGGTTTGTCCATTGAGGAAAGTGCAAAGCTATTGATGACAACACCTCAATCTGTAATGAGTTGGTTAACGGAAGCCAAGGATACACTGATGAGTGGAGGTTTCAACTTAGGAACATTAATCGTATTGATGGATAAGTTAAATCCAGTATCATCGCGTGCATTGGTTTTGAAGATGCAAGATGACCTTGCACTACAGTCAGCAGAGAATGATATTCTCAGTGGTGTATTTGCACAACCGGAAGAAACTGTGAAGCCAGTAGAGACACCATCTCTTCCACAAGAAAAGAGTAAGGAAGTGCAATTTCCAGATTTACCATCCACATCAGGATCTGATGAAATTGAGGATACATTATCACTTCCAACAGAGAAGGAAGAACCGACCCCAATTTCTCATGAACAAGAGGTGCGGTCCTCTGCAACTCAAGTTCTCAAGAAAGATTTATTTGATGAGAATGATGGAGAGGTTGAGGATATTGAAGAGGAGGAATCCAAGGGTGGAAGTTTCTTCGTAAAATTCTTAATTGTGATTCTAACATTAATGTTATTGGCTGGGCTAGCTTGGATTGTATATGATTCAATGGGTGGAAAGTTTGATTTCAAATCACTTTTTGGATCAAAGAATGAGACAACTAGCGTAGTCGCAAACTCTGATGCGACACCAGAGCCTACTGCTACACCAGCAACTCCAGAACCCACGCCAGAGACACTAGGTGAAGTTGAAGTTGTAATTGACTCCTTGAATATTCGTGGAGGTGCAGGCACAAACTTTGATGTAGTGGGAAGCGCAAAGCGTGGAGAGAAGTTTACAGTACTTTCTGTTGAACAGACAAGTGATTACACTTGGTATCAAATTGGTAAAAACAAGTGGCTTGCAGACAAGAACAATCAGTTCTTAACATATCGGAAATAA